In the genome of Hymenobacter cellulosivorans, one region contains:
- a CDS encoding S41 family peptidase codes for MNVEPNDAQAPQPVNAPAATPRNSRAQVRQPLLLALVLACGILLGANPFRPSDQNPDGTARGYLKFKEILSYVDRDYVDSVDAEALSDYAISRMLERLDPHSVFIPARQQQQASAFLQSDFDGVGVEFNLFRDTVTVVSPLSGGPAEQAGLQPGDRILAVNGESVSGVHITTEQMFGKLRGPRHSKVQLLVQRRLQAKPMSVLVTRNRIPNSSVDVAYMLDNQTGYIKVSRFASGTYDEFKQALGDLRRQGLSRLVLDLRGNPGGYLDRATKLADEFIGGTKKIVYTDGKGDVYDTQTYSRTLGEFEEGPLVVLVDEGSASAAEVVAGALQDHDRALVVGRRTFGKGLVQQPIALNDGSELRLTIARYYTPSGRSIQKSYRGGYEQYEQELTQRQKRGSISTPTASTSPIRCATAPTRAAPCTVVAASCPTSLWPATRRRTRLITPVCRATTWCGSLP; via the coding sequence ATGAACGTTGAGCCAAACGATGCTCAGGCGCCCCAACCGGTGAATGCGCCGGCTGCTACCCCCCGCAACTCGCGGGCCCAGGTACGGCAGCCGCTGTTATTGGCTCTGGTGCTGGCCTGTGGTATTTTGCTGGGAGCAAACCCGTTTCGGCCCTCCGACCAAAACCCCGATGGCACGGCCCGGGGCTACTTAAAGTTCAAAGAAATCCTAAGCTACGTAGACCGCGACTACGTGGACTCCGTGGATGCTGAGGCCCTATCCGACTACGCCATCAGCCGTATGCTGGAGCGCCTCGACCCGCACTCGGTCTTTATCCCGGCCCGGCAGCAGCAGCAGGCTTCGGCCTTCTTACAGAGCGACTTCGATGGCGTTGGCGTGGAGTTCAACCTGTTCCGCGACACCGTAACCGTCGTTTCACCCTTGAGCGGCGGCCCGGCTGAGCAGGCTGGCCTTCAGCCCGGCGACCGGATACTGGCCGTGAACGGGGAGTCGGTTTCGGGCGTGCATATCACTACCGAGCAAATGTTTGGCAAGCTGCGCGGTCCGCGTCATAGCAAGGTGCAGCTGCTGGTGCAGCGCCGCCTGCAGGCCAAGCCCATGAGCGTGCTCGTGACCCGCAACCGGATTCCCAACAGCTCGGTAGACGTGGCCTACATGCTCGACAACCAGACGGGCTACATCAAAGTAAGCCGCTTTGCCAGCGGTACCTACGACGAGTTTAAGCAGGCTCTGGGCGACCTGCGCCGCCAGGGCCTGAGCCGCCTTGTGCTCGACTTGCGTGGCAACCCCGGCGGCTACCTCGACCGTGCCACCAAGTTGGCCGACGAGTTTATCGGCGGCACCAAGAAGATTGTTTACACCGACGGCAAAGGCGACGTGTACGACACCCAAACCTACTCCCGCACCCTGGGCGAGTTTGAGGAAGGCCCATTGGTCGTACTCGTCGACGAAGGCAGCGCCTCGGCCGCCGAAGTAGTGGCCGGTGCCCTGCAAGACCACGACCGGGCCTTAGTAGTGGGCCGCCGCACCTTCGGTAAAGGCCTCGTGCAGCAGCCCATTGCCCTCAATGACGGCTCGGAGCTGCGTCTGACCATTGCCCGCTACTACACGCCCTCGGGCCGCTCGATTCAGAAGTCGTACCGCGGCGGCTATGAGCAGTATGAGCAGGAGCTAACCCAGCGGCAGAAGCGGGGGAGTATTTCCACGCCGACAGCATCCACTTCGCCGATTCGCTGCGCTACCGCACCGACAAGGGCCGCACCGTGTACGGTGGTGGCGGCATCATGCCCGACCTCTTTGTGGCCCGCGACACGTCGGCGTACTCGGCTTATTACACCCGTTTGCAGAGCCACAACCTGGTGCGGGAGTTTGCCCTGA
- a CDS encoding zinc dependent phospholipase C family protein, translating to MRKTLTLFLLATLWLLPHRPQAWGFFGHRLINRLSVFTLPPEMVGFYKANIDYLTENATRPDSRRSVVPGEAPRHFLDVDVYGDSALTKLPHNWADAIAKYGEDSLMKHGIVPWQVVKMKYQLTDAFKKRDADRILSLSADMGHYIADACVPLHTTHNYNGQLTGQRGIHGFWESRMPEILSANYDFFVGQPVYLKNPTQTIWNAVGRSYSAVDSVLRFERELTKDFAEDRKFGFEERGNQTVRVYSRDFTNEYHQRLNGQVERQMRLAVKLVSSYWYTCWVDAGQPDLGKLPRTTSETEKQRLAKESAELKNAPAQAAVPGHED from the coding sequence ATGCGTAAAACCCTTACTCTATTCTTGTTAGCGACTTTATGGCTGCTGCCCCACCGGCCCCAGGCCTGGGGTTTTTTCGGGCACCGGCTGATTAACCGACTGTCGGTATTTACGCTGCCACCGGAGATGGTCGGGTTTTACAAGGCCAACATTGACTACCTAACTGAAAACGCCACCCGGCCCGATTCCCGCCGCTCGGTGGTGCCCGGCGAGGCCCCGCGCCACTTCCTCGACGTGGACGTGTACGGCGACAGTGCCCTGACCAAGCTGCCCCACAACTGGGCCGACGCCATTGCCAAGTACGGGGAAGACTCGCTGATGAAGCACGGCATTGTGCCCTGGCAGGTGGTGAAGATGAAATACCAGCTGACTGACGCCTTTAAAAAGCGGGACGCCGACCGGATCCTGAGCCTGTCGGCCGACATGGGCCACTACATTGCCGACGCCTGCGTGCCGCTGCACACCACCCACAACTACAACGGGCAGCTCACTGGGCAGCGTGGCATTCACGGGTTCTGGGAAAGCCGGATGCCGGAAATCCTGAGTGCCAACTACGACTTTTTCGTGGGCCAGCCGGTGTATCTGAAAAACCCGACCCAAACCATCTGGAACGCCGTGGGACGCTCCTACTCGGCCGTCGACTCGGTGCTGCGCTTTGAACGGGAGCTGACCAAGGACTTTGCCGAGGACCGTAAGTTTGGCTTCGAGGAGCGCGGCAACCAGACCGTGCGCGTCTATTCGCGGGACTTCACCAACGAGTATCACCAGCGCCTTAACGGGCAGGTAGAACGGCAGATGCGCCTGGCCGTGAAGCTGGTAAGCAGCTACTGGTACACCTGCTGGGTCGATGCCGGGCAGCCGGACCTGGGCAAGCTGCCCCGCACGACTTCCGAAACCGAGAAGCAGCGCCTGGCCAAGGAATCGGCGGAGCTCAAGAACGCGCCGGCCCAGGCCGCTGTTCCGGGGCATGAGGATTAG
- the def gene encoding peptide deformylase yields MIYPIVAFGDPVLKSRAKDIPADLPADELKQLIDDMFATMYHANGVGLAAPQIGKSVRLFVIDSAPMVGDDEDEEAGEETEADPTEAPVKRAFINPVMVSETGEEWGFEEGCLSIPGVRETVYRHETIVIRYEDEQRVQHEETFSGMTARVIQHEYDHLEGVLFTDHISSFKKQLIKGKLTRISKGDVNADYRMRFAGQGRR; encoded by the coding sequence ATGATTTATCCCATTGTTGCCTTCGGCGACCCGGTCCTGAAGTCCCGCGCCAAAGATATTCCGGCCGATTTGCCCGCCGACGAGCTCAAGCAGCTTATCGACGACATGTTTGCCACCATGTACCACGCCAATGGCGTCGGACTGGCCGCGCCCCAGATTGGCAAGAGCGTCCGCCTGTTCGTAATTGACTCGGCCCCAATGGTGGGCGACGACGAGGACGAGGAAGCCGGTGAAGAAACCGAAGCCGATCCGACGGAGGCGCCCGTAAAGCGCGCTTTCATTAACCCCGTGATGGTAAGTGAAACCGGCGAGGAATGGGGCTTTGAAGAAGGCTGCCTGAGCATTCCCGGCGTGCGCGAAACCGTGTACCGCCACGAAACCATCGTGATTCGCTACGAGGATGAACAGCGCGTACAGCACGAGGAAACCTTCTCGGGCATGACGGCCCGCGTGATTCAGCACGAGTACGACCACTTGGAAGGCGTGCTGTTCACCGACCATATTTCCAGCTTTAAAAAGCAGCTCATCAAGGGCAAGCTCACCCGCATCAGCAAGGGCGACGTGAATGCCGACTACCGCATGCGCTTCGCCGGGCAGGGCCGCCGCTAA
- a CDS encoding transglutaminase-like domain-containing protein, with translation MSFSSSLPKAFSLLLLAGTLLSWNGKSPVSTVPVRARTFAFEYTATVKDLPAQAKETDLWIPVPHSDKSQDIKNLVITSSYPYELLDAAHGNKVLHLRVLNPEPASFSVSMKFEATRREHKNPVLVPEAGSKKEKEAADPDMQRWLQADQLVPLDDKIRLWAQEVVAKANAKTDLEKAQAIYNHVVSTVKYDKTGQGWGRGDIYYACDARRGNCTDFHAVFIGYCRAVGIPARFSIGFPLPTERGEGEVKGYHCWAEFYTKATGWVPVDASEAAKDPSRRNYFFGAHDENRVEFTRGRDLTLAPRQQGLALNYFIYPYAEVDGKPFTSIDKQFRYHDVARATK, from the coding sequence GTGTCCTTCTCCTCTTCGCTGCCGAAAGCCTTTTCCCTGCTGCTGCTGGCCGGTACGCTGCTGTCCTGGAACGGCAAGTCGCCGGTGAGTACAGTGCCGGTGCGGGCCCGCACGTTTGCTTTCGAGTACACCGCTACCGTCAAGGACTTGCCGGCTCAGGCCAAGGAAACCGACCTCTGGATTCCGGTACCGCACTCTGATAAGTCGCAGGACATCAAGAACCTGGTCATCACCTCGTCCTATCCCTACGAGCTACTCGATGCGGCCCACGGCAATAAGGTGCTGCACCTGCGCGTGCTCAACCCCGAGCCTGCCAGCTTTTCGGTCAGCATGAAGTTTGAGGCCACCCGCCGGGAACACAAAAACCCGGTGCTGGTGCCCGAAGCTGGCTCAAAAAAGGAGAAGGAAGCCGCCGACCCCGACATGCAGCGCTGGCTGCAGGCCGACCAGCTCGTGCCCCTCGACGACAAAATTCGGCTCTGGGCCCAGGAAGTGGTAGCCAAGGCCAACGCCAAAACCGACCTGGAAAAGGCTCAGGCCATCTACAACCACGTGGTTAGCACCGTCAAGTACGACAAAACCGGTCAGGGCTGGGGCCGCGGCGACATTTACTACGCCTGCGACGCCCGCCGTGGCAACTGCACCGACTTCCACGCCGTGTTTATCGGGTACTGCCGTGCGGTGGGTATTCCGGCCCGCTTCAGCATCGGCTTCCCGCTGCCCACCGAGCGGGGAGAGGGCGAAGTGAAAGGCTACCACTGCTGGGCGGAGTTCTACACCAAGGCTACCGGCTGGGTGCCCGTCGATGCCTCCGAGGCCGCCAAGGACCCGTCGCGGCGCAACTACTTCTTCGGGGCCCACGACGAAAACCGCGTCGAATTCACCCGGGGCCGCGACCTGACCCTGGCTCCGCGCCAGCAGGGCTTGGCCCTGAACTACTTTATCTACCCCTACGCCGAAGTCGACGGCAAGCCCTTCACCTCCATCGACAAGCAGTTCCGCTACCACGACGTAGCGCGCGCCACCAAGTAG
- a CDS encoding T9SS type A sorting domain-containing protein, whose protein sequence is MKRLILLGLVSLPHLLRAQAAHPNVLISVQNSPNETSIAINPKNTQQLIAGANLNNQYSSLDGGRTWTWRTLTSPYSVWGDPVVVADTTGAFYYFHLSNPGATSYSFPFIDRLLVQRTAAAAQPFSYRSYFALNPPKQQDKEWVAVDRKTNALYATWTEFDNYGSLSSRDSTRILFSKSLDQAQTWSPPQRISFYGGDAVDEDETVEGAVPTVGPNGEIYTAWAGPRGIVFNRSLDLGQTWLPKERTIVSQPGGWDYAVPGISRANGLPVTVCDVSPGPHRGTIYVNWTDQRNGPSDTDVWLTRSTDGGQTWSAPTRVNNDAPGRHQFFTWMTVDQKTGYLWFVFYDRRNYTDTRTDVYAARSTDGGQTFQNFRISQSPFVPNEDTFFGDYSNITAHDNVVRPVWTRLDNTQLSVWTALIDVTVLASKGPGALPELTLQTYPNPAAHTLHLALDLPTAALTHVELRTPTGQLLRTALHQNLPAGHQQLTVPVRDLPTGVYLLEVKIGATTLHRRVTVIH, encoded by the coding sequence ATGAAAAGACTCATACTACTTGGCCTAGTAAGTCTGCCCCACCTGCTGCGCGCTCAGGCGGCTCACCCCAACGTGCTGATCAGCGTGCAGAACTCGCCCAACGAGACGAGCATTGCCATCAACCCTAAGAACACCCAGCAGCTCATTGCCGGGGCCAACCTCAACAACCAGTACAGCTCGCTCGACGGGGGCCGCACCTGGACGTGGCGCACCCTGACCTCGCCCTATTCCGTGTGGGGCGACCCGGTGGTGGTGGCCGACACGACCGGCGCGTTCTATTACTTCCACCTGTCGAACCCTGGCGCCACTTCCTACTCGTTTCCGTTTATCGACCGGCTGCTGGTGCAGCGCACTGCCGCGGCTGCCCAGCCTTTCAGCTACCGCAGCTACTTTGCCCTGAACCCGCCCAAGCAGCAGGACAAGGAATGGGTGGCCGTAGACCGCAAAACCAACGCCCTGTACGCCACCTGGACCGAGTTCGACAACTACGGCAGCCTTAGCTCCCGCGACAGTACCCGGATTCTGTTCTCTAAATCCCTGGACCAGGCCCAAACCTGGAGCCCGCCCCAGCGCATCAGCTTCTACGGCGGCGACGCCGTGGATGAGGACGAAACCGTGGAAGGCGCCGTGCCGACGGTAGGACCTAACGGCGAAATCTACACCGCCTGGGCCGGGCCCCGCGGCATCGTTTTCAACCGCAGCCTGGACCTGGGCCAGACCTGGCTGCCCAAAGAGCGCACCATCGTGAGCCAGCCCGGCGGCTGGGATTACGCCGTGCCGGGCATTTCCCGGGCCAACGGTTTGCCTGTAACGGTCTGCGACGTAAGCCCCGGCCCGCACCGCGGCACCATCTACGTGAACTGGACCGACCAGCGCAACGGCCCCTCCGACACCGACGTGTGGCTGACCCGCAGCACCGACGGCGGCCAGACCTGGAGCGCGCCCACCCGCGTCAACAACGATGCGCCGGGCCGCCACCAGTTTTTCACCTGGATGACCGTCGACCAGAAAACCGGCTACCTGTGGTTTGTTTTCTACGACCGACGCAACTACACCGACACCCGTACCGACGTGTACGCCGCCCGCAGTACCGACGGGGGCCAGACGTTCCAGAACTTCCGAATCAGCCAGAGCCCGTTTGTGCCCAACGAAGACACCTTCTTCGGGGACTACAGCAACATCACGGCCCACGACAACGTGGTGCGCCCCGTCTGGACCCGCCTCGACAACACCCAGCTCAGCGTCTGGACGGCCCTGATTGACGTGACCGTACTGGCCTCGAAAGGGCCGGGCGCCCTGCCCGAGCTGACGCTGCAAACCTACCCCAACCCCGCCGCTCACACCCTGCACCTGGCCCTGGACCTTCCTACCGCCGCCCTGACCCACGTGGAGCTACGCACCCCTACCGGCCAGCTGCTGCGCACGGCCCTGCACCAAAACCTGCCCGCCGGCCACCAGCAGCTAACCGTGCCGGTGCGCGACCTGCCCACCGGCGTCTACCTGCTCGAAGTCAAGATTGGAGCCACCACTCTGCACCGCCGCGTGACGGTAATCCACTAA
- a CDS encoding T9SS type A sorting domain-containing protein, with protein sequence MKNKFYFLLALLLCCLATQARADLVGIEISGNSTGCPNETGWYSAYTNINTTWEYTFEVTGGTIIGHNQLGAKPAPGTTSITFTDMEYFIHAYPAIEVKWNNGSGTGKIKVSTRSSWWGIWNSRNDAEKQVVIGTAQVGPIYPDYMDCSAGLVTFRIASVQGATRYDWSCSEGWPLTYLEAGGCVARFVPNTNATTGTVTVTAYNGNCPLTSTTSTVTFYREPTIAQIAGPYAIPLNSVGAWETGGGSNYNWTIPSDWQIVGGLGTNRIQLQAPSYTNSRLLSVSYIDACGQPISMTITINAGDQEPYRPAKEEEETSSTLTQNLEVYPVPATDVINFSLPASEGTVASAKLYTMQGQLVVEYKKESLTSIATKNLPRGAYFLVVTNNKGTSTKKKVLLTN encoded by the coding sequence ATGAAAAACAAATTCTACTTTTTGCTGGCCCTTTTACTTTGCTGCTTAGCCACTCAGGCTCGGGCCGACCTTGTCGGTATTGAAATCAGCGGCAATTCGACAGGGTGCCCTAACGAAACGGGCTGGTATTCTGCCTACACCAACATCAACACTACCTGGGAGTACACATTTGAAGTGACCGGAGGGACGATTATCGGCCACAACCAATTAGGCGCAAAGCCAGCTCCTGGAACTACCTCCATCACTTTTACAGATATGGAGTATTTTATACATGCTTATCCAGCCATTGAGGTTAAATGGAATAATGGCTCAGGAACAGGCAAGATTAAGGTTAGTACAAGATCGAGCTGGTGGGGGATATGGAATAGTAGAAATGATGCCGAGAAACAGGTTGTCATTGGTACAGCGCAGGTTGGGCCGATCTATCCTGATTACATGGATTGCAGTGCAGGCTTAGTGACCTTCCGAATTGCATCGGTACAAGGTGCTACCCGCTATGATTGGTCGTGCTCGGAAGGATGGCCCCTGACCTACCTGGAAGCCGGCGGCTGCGTTGCTCGGTTTGTGCCCAACACGAATGCTACCACCGGCACGGTTACAGTAACCGCCTATAATGGCAACTGCCCGCTCACAAGCACGACCAGCACAGTTACTTTTTACCGGGAGCCGACGATTGCTCAGATAGCCGGTCCTTACGCTATTCCGCTGAACTCTGTCGGAGCTTGGGAAACCGGTGGGGGAAGCAACTACAACTGGACTATTCCCTCTGACTGGCAGATTGTTGGTGGGCTGGGTACCAACCGCATTCAGTTGCAGGCGCCTTCGTACACGAACTCAAGACTGCTGAGCGTCAGCTATATTGATGCGTGTGGTCAGCCTATTTCGATGACGATTACCATCAATGCCGGTGACCAGGAGCCTTACCGCCCGGCGAAAGAAGAAGAAGAAACCAGCTCCACGTTAACCCAGAACCTTGAAGTATATCCCGTGCCAGCAACGGATGTCATCAACTTCAGCTTGCCAGCCTCCGAAGGCACGGTTGCGAGTGCGAAGCTTTATACCATGCAGGGACAGTTGGTAGTAGAGTATAAGAAAGAGAGCTTGACTTCTATTGCCACCAAAAACCTGCCCCGGGGTGCCTATTTCCTGGTTGTGACTAACAACAAGGGGACGTCAACTAAGAAAAAAGTACTGTTGACGAACTAA
- the ruvX gene encoding Holliday junction resolvase RuvX — protein MGRILAIDYGHKRVGLAVTDPLQLIATPLETIHSQDLLTYIKTLHAREPLSALVIGMPKTLLNEATDSTSAVVGVVRRLRKDFPEVPVHEIDERYTSRMAHAAMLAGGLSKKDRRDKATVDKVSATLILQSFLESR, from the coding sequence ATGGGACGCATCCTTGCCATTGACTACGGGCACAAACGAGTCGGACTGGCCGTCACGGATCCGCTCCAGCTTATTGCCACGCCGCTCGAAACCATTCACAGCCAGGACCTTTTGACCTACATCAAAACCCTGCACGCCCGGGAGCCGCTTTCGGCCCTGGTGATTGGCATGCCAAAGACGCTGCTCAACGAAGCCACCGACTCGACCAGCGCCGTAGTGGGCGTAGTGCGGCGCCTGCGCAAAGACTTTCCCGAAGTGCCGGTCCACGAAATTGACGAGCGTTATACCTCTCGCATGGCCCATGCGGCCATGCTGGCTGGCGGCCTATCCAAAAAGGACCGCCGCGACAAAGCTACCGTCGATAAGGTGAGTGCCACCCTGATTTTGCAATCTTTCCTCGAATCCCGATGA